In Ornithodoros turicata isolate Travis chromosome 1, ASM3712646v1, whole genome shotgun sequence, the DNA window gggtggcatccaatgtattgctccgtagacgaaagcgtgctgggcgaacgcaatgcatcctggacaggtcctggtcgcacgtcacagcaaacgtcaaggcacacgtgaccttaaagatggcggcgcccgtgatcggcggccaaaccgtttgtaaacaatgcggttgttgtttctggacgccgttttggatgtttttggatcacagtaattatttttatcccataatctcgcagtaaaacgcgcaattttacacataaagcctcgtattgttgataacttccaaagatgtgatgacgaccgcgcgttaagacttaccgagccgatgcgatgtacttaaactaaggtgacatgggctaccatgttgcggaagaagcaccgcatagtttacgctggcaaaatacggtcatctcttggtgttatgacggcgaaaatatgtcagtaagcggcaaaacgacatgtaaacaaagtcacataacctcaaaatgacgttttctatgacgtgcgaccaggacaagatggcagtttagccaaaagcacccgcttgagggtagttacaacaatggcgggtttgtgtcacccctgtggccgTGTTGGCCCACTACACAGCCCCCTGTCGGCCACAGAGCCGCGAATGTAGAGGTGGCACCGcattttgaaacgcatgtgtgatgCAGCTTAATTTTAGCGCTACTCTGCAATAAACAGCACggggcacaacaacaacaacaacaacaaaaacattttctcGGTATCTCCATGGAAAAGGGGCAATAAAGGTTTTATGACAACACTTCCCAGGGCAATTGGCCACATCCCGTGTCGGACTGGCGCTTCCCTTTCCCGTGCTCCGCCATGAAACGAGGCAACTCGCGACGATAAAGGAACACGGCACCCTTTCGACGGTGGGACAAATTGGGGAAGAAAAACGCACaggcataaaaaagaaaaaagaaacaggaggACGAGTGCGTGTATGCCGTCGAGCTGGGGCTGCGGAAGGTCGACTTTCGTCGCTTCTAATTTGCGGTGTGCGCTTCCTGTGCCGCTCTTGATACTCTGGTCTTGTAGTTTCGTTTTCTACGGAATGTGTTTTCTGCGCCCCTAACTATTTCTTATTCTTattcttcgtctttttttttttttttttaggaattGCGACAACAGCATAGGATGCGTTCATGCTTATAACGATAGCGGCTGTATGTCGTGTGCTATGTACTTTTTCGTGTTTAGTTTTGTTCTCACGCTTGCTCAATTTTCTCGTTTCATTCAGTGTTCTCTCCCTTTTTCCCGCCGTCCTGGTTCCTTTTACTCGTGgccttcttttctctttttccttttacCCGTAGAAGCCAGTCTCCGCTTATTCGGAGATACAGTCTGCCTTACTTACTTCAATTtttttatgtatgtatgtatgtatacgtgtgtcgtatgtatgtgtgtgtgtgcgtgtatgtatcatgcatacatgcatatgtgtatgtatgtgtgtgtgtgttagcgccgcgaagtaactgtggctatgaccgcCGTAGAAACGTTGACAGATATGGAAAGTGGACAGTACGAGGGAGTGGGGGATCGTCATCTTCAGTGCAGTTCCTGTAGGACATGTCATCTGCTAACGCTTGGACGCAGCCAATGTGTCAAATGACTCGGATGAATCACTCAATTTCTATAACGGCCACTGCACGTGCAGAGTGTGATACGCGTTACGCCGACGCCATTAGGGACGTCAAGCAtgtcatacactctaaaaacagaacttcaccgcatagcattctcctagccaaccaccatcccgaatgacaacgttctctcccctgatttgatgaaaacgggacgcgtaCGCCATGTTTGTGCAAATTATGAACTACATAACACACaagaatggcgtacgccccccctccccctttcccGTTCTCAGCAAATAAAAGAGaaacatgaaaaagaaaaaaaaaaggaactccTGGAAAGAACAATGTCACTCGGGACGAtggtttggctaggagcgtgctatgcggtgaagttcatttttaagagtacgCGTGGATCTACTTATGTCATTTTATTTATGTCGTTCCTGTAATGATCTCTTCACACAAATCACCATTCGTCGGTGAAATCCCGGTTATAACGATGTATGGAAACGAATGAGAACGTACTGTAAAAAACCCATGCGTGCCCATTTCGTATCCAAGCATGTCCCCTCAGACGGACAGGAGAGCAGAGCACAAACTACCGATTTTCAGTAGAAGCACCCCACGTCCATCTCAAGTAACATCAGAAACTGGTGGCGCAACAACGTCTCTATAGACGTTGCTGCGCCACCAGTTTCCGAAGCTCGCTTCAGAAGACCCATTTTTGAAGATGCTACAACGAGCACGTGTCTCCTCTCACGAAATGCATCCCGTGCTGACGTCGTTAGAACTGCGGAGATCGAGCAGTGCCTGAGACGTATACTAAACTAGTCTCGAGCACGCTTCGAAAGCACCCTAACGATCcgaaagtaaaaataaaagaaaagtaaacagAGATTCCGGAACGGTTTCAAACACTGCTGTTCACATATTACTTATAAAGCGAACGATCGATTCAGAAATAAGTTCGCGCATTGATTTGTCTGGCATGGTAAGCTGACTAGGAGTTTACGAGTTCTTGCGACAGTACCTTTCCCGCAATTTTTTACGGCTATTGTCATTGTAGTActgaatgtattttgcaatagaATGGGGCAAATACGGCATGtgctttctgtttttgtaaaaaaaaacgaaaaaatgtgaGGTTGAGTCGGCAAATTTCGGAGCTCAATTAGGAAAATtcaatttgataaaagtgctcagaagtcatggcaaagtatCCACCGTGATACatagcgttgaccccatagtgttcagacaagtagattacCTATACTACGATTATTTTTATCACTATTATTTTTCGTTtctatagatatatatatatatagggtgaggtaaaaggattatcaaacggccacgaagttttacagaagttcaaaaaaagacgcggaaacagattttagggaagttaggaaGTTAGGAAGGACAAAagctttttgtcctgacgaagacagtgccactgtcgaaacgtcgaccccttgcccattttactttttaacgtctccccatgtagtaaactagtgtttttaacttccctaaaatctgtttccgcgtctttttttgaacttctatatatatatatatatatatatatatatatataggggaaaaaggccattaaagaaataagtaaattatgcttgacgtgtttgaaattcaaacttacagattaagttggcttctatggctgcacgtagagaaacagatactcatggaacgatgcgacggcaccagaggacacgtgtttcgccgtgtttgcggctcgtcagaactgggtagctgcgcatcgttcgggattggcaaacaaggggtcactcagcgagcgatatacacctgtgagggtgactgagcactcctcaatgccacagtgcgagccagGGAATTATAAATAGgggaaaaaggccattaaagaaataagtaactTATGCTTGACGTATTTGAAATTCTAACTTACAGAGTAAgttggcttctatggctgcacgtagagaaacagatactcatggaacgatgcgacagcaccagaggacacgtgtttcgccgtgtttgcggctcgtcagaactgggtagctgcgcatcgttcgggattggcaaaccaggggtcactcagcgagcgatatacacctgggagggtgactgagcactcctcaatgccacggtgcgagccagtgaattatagatagggaaaaaggccattaaagaaataagtaaattatgcttgacgtgtttgaaattcaaacttacagattaagttGGCTTCTATGgatgcacgtagagaaacagatattcatggaacgatgcgacagcaaccagaggacacgtgtttcgccgtgtttgcggttcgtcagccctgggtagttgcgcatcgttcgggattggcaaaccaggggtcactcagcgagcgatatacacctgggagggtgactgagcactcctcaatgccacagtgcgagccagtgaattataaataggggaaaaaggccattaaagaaataagtaaattatgcttgacgtgtttgaaattcaaacttacagattaagttggcttctatggctgcacgtagagaaacagatactcatgaaacgatgcgacagcaccggaggacacgtgtttcgccgtgtttgcggctcgtcagccctgggtagctgcgcatcgttcgggattggcaaaccagggtcactcagcgagcgatatacacctgggagggtgactgagcactcctcaatgccacagtgcgagccagtgaattataaatagGGGAAAaatgccattaaagaaataagtaaattatgcttgacgtgtttgaaattcaaacttacaggttaagttggcttctatggctgcacgtagagaaacagatagtcatggaacgatgcgacagcaccagaggacacgtgtttcgccgtgtttgcggctcgtcagccctgggtacccgcgcatcgttcgggattggtaaaccaggggtcactcagcgagctatatacacctgggagggtgactgagcactcctcaatgccacagtgcgagccagtgaattataaatagGGGGGAAAGGCCATTAAAcaaataagtaaattatgcttgacgtgtttgaaattcaaacttacagattaagttGGCTTCGCTCCAAGGCGCGAGAGCTAGCCGGACAGATGACGTACAGCTCCGACAAAGGCGCTCCTGAGACAAATGCgaacgccgtgacgtcagacgAATCGCCGAAGTCAGATCAGACCAGCGATATCGAAGTTAGCGAGAAAAACTCGGACATGCAGTCTAGTAAAGATACTGAAAATTCAGACGAGTGCGGGGCGATCTTGGCGCCAGTATCTAACAGTTTCCAATCGCTGGCGAAAGTAGATCAAGCTGCTTTGGCAGCAGAGCAAAAGAGCGACCCATCGATACGTAACCTGTGTGATAGCGTTAAAGAGGGCGTTGCTAGAAAGAACATCTCATTCTACGAAAAACAGAACTTGCTGTATCGGCGATACAGGGATAAAAACGGTAGAGTGTTTGACCAAGTAGTCGTTCCACAAAAGTACAGGGAAGATCTCCTGCATTTGTCTCACAGCAATGCGTGGTCAGGGCACTTAGGCGTTCGAAAGACTAAGGCTCGTCTAACTGCGGAGTATTACTGGCCAGGTTGCTGGAAAGACATCGAAAACTGGGTGAAATCATGCGATACATGCCAACGCGTGGGAAAGCCGACAGATCAGCGGAAGGCCCCAATGTGTCTCGTGCCAATAATCACCGAGCCCTTCCGCAGGCTGGTGATTGACATTGTCGGTCCCTTACCCGCGACAGAGCAAGGACATCGCTACGTTCTAACAGCGCTGTGTCCAGCCACGAAGTTCCCCGAGGCCGTAGCTCTAAGGGAATTGAATTCCGTGCAAGTGGTAGACGCGCTCCTCTCCATATTTGCTAGGGTGGGCTTCCCCGCAGAAATCCAGAGCGACAATGGCAGTGTTTTCACGAGCAACCTCACAACTACCTTCCTAGAGAAATGTGGCATGAAAATAATCCATAGCTCAGTGCATCATCCTCAATCCAACAGCGTGGAGAGGATGCATTCCGTCCTCAAAAGAGTGCTGAGAGCACTATGTTACGAGCACAAAACTAACTGGGAGTCATGCCTTCCGGCAACCATGTTTGCGCTGCGTTCTGTAGCACACGAGAGCACGGGATTTAGTCCGGCCGAGCTTGTGTACGGGCGTTCGCTACGAACACCTTTGCGAATGTTGAAGGAGTCTTGGGAGGGAAAAGGAGAAGACCCAAATGTAGTCCAGTACATTTTAGATCTGCTCGATAGATTGTACAGAGCTAGAGAAGTAGTAAGAGCAAACATGAAGTCTGCTCAGGAGAAATCAAAGAAATACTACGACAGATCGGCAAAAGCAAGGACCTTTCAAGTAGACGACAGGGTCATGCTTCTGAAACCGTCTAAACAAAACAAATTGGACGTAAGATGGGAAGGCCCAGCTCGCGTAGTACAGAAGCTTTCTGAGACCAACTACGCCGTAAAAATGGAAGGCAAGCGTAAGGACATCCAGCTGTTTCACTGTAATCTAATGAAACCGTACCGGGAGCGCGAGGCAGTGGTAAATCTAACTCTGAACGCGCCAGAGGAGATGTCACAGGACATACCCACGGCAGTTGGTAGCCCAGAATTTACCATTGAAGAACTCCTCCGAAAGATAGTGAACAGTGGGACGCTTCCTGAAGACCAGTTGAGAGATGTAAAACAGATATTTTCAGAATACCAGGACGTATTCTCGAGCAGACCGGGAAAAACAAATTTGGTGGAACACGACATCGAGCTACTTAGTAATGAGCCGGTTCGTTCCAAGCCCTACCGAGTATCCCCGAGGCAAAGAGAGATCATAGAGAGCGAGATAAAACGAATGCTACATCTAGGTATCATCGAGCCTGGGGAAAGCGATTTTACATCCCCATTGATACTAGTAGAAGTGCCCGGAAAGGACGCCCGACCGCGCGTAGATTATCGGAAGTTGAATACCATTACCCGTGATCAAACGTATCCGATACCGAATATCGAGGAAAGGGTGGAAGTCGTAAGTAAGGCGAAGTACATCTCCACCCTAGACCTCGTTCGCGGGTACTGGCAAGTCCCTTTAACGGAGCGCGCAAGCAGATATGCCGCCTTTGTTTCCCCGTTGGGAACATTTCGCCCAAAAATGCTTAGCTTTGGGTTAAAGAACGCTCCCTTTTGCTTTTCGAGCCTTATGGACCGCGTGCTAAAAGGGCTGGGAGATTTCGCACTCCCGTATCTAGATGATATCGCCATCTTCTCGGACAGCTGGGAAGAACACATTCGGCATCTTCGAACCGTGCTGGAAAGGCTTCGCGACGCAGGACTCACGGTGCGTGCGGAAAAATGTCAGATCGGGAAGGCCGAGGTCACGTATTTAGGGCATGTGATAGGACAGGGATATCGCCGTCCAGCCGACGTGAAGATCGCAGCTGTAGCAGAGTACCCGCGACCAACTACCAAAACCGAGCTCAGAGCGTTTCTAGGACTCGCGGGGTACTACCAGCATTATATCAGAAGTTACTCCAGTATCGCTAGTCCCCTAACCGATGCTTTGAGAAAGACTGAACCGAATGTCATCAAGTGGGATGACACAAAGGAAAGGGCCTTCCGCGAGTTAAAAGAGGCACTCACACACAAGCCTATCTTAAAGGCTCCGGACTATAACCGCACGTTCTTCGTGCAGTGTGACGCCAGCGATCGTGGCATTGGTGCAGTCCTTTGTCAGTTAGATGAAGGCGGTCGTGAAAGACCAATTCTGTATATAAGTCGCAAACTGACGGGGCGAGAAGAAGCCTACTGCGCCACAGAAAAAGAGTGCGCATGCTTAATCTGGGCAGTCCAAAAGCTCTCTTGCTATCTGTCCGGGTCCAAATTTGTAATTGAGACTGACCACTGCCCGCTAACGTGGCTGAAAAACATGTCCGCGAAGAATGGTCGACTGCTCCGCTGGAGCTTAGCGTTACAGCCTTATAATTTTGAGATAAAGTATAAGAAGGGAGCTGACAATGGTAACGCTGACGGGCTTAGTCGCTCTTTTTAGTTCAAAAGACGTGCTCCAAGTGGACCAAAATCTGTAAATATCTGGGGAAATGTTTGTATTTTTGCATTGCGTGAAAAGGATCCCGCATGGACGCGCTTTGACAGACAACTGTCTCACTTTGGGAGGATTGGCTGTGATCTGCACTGATGGGACATATTCTTGATTATTGGGGATAGCTGGGAATAAATCGTAGGGTTTGTCCTTATGTTGTTAAGTCTGGCAGACGATGCGACAAAACCGGCACTTGTCTGTGTTGGGATTGTGGTTTGGAGTGGTCGATTCTGTCACTGTTCTACCTTTGTTGTGTGCTCATTCTACCTGCAGTTACTATACAAGTGGGTCACCTTTCGAAGAAGGAAAACAGCAGGGAGGTCTCTTGGTCTGGCCTATTCGACGCCAAACACTTCTGCAAATTGAAAGCACGGCATCAGAGCATCCAAGTACTTCGTGCCACGATTGGACGTCCTGGCAATTAGAGTGCGCTTCTGCGATTCTGCATCAATCTAAAGGAGCAAGACTCAAGATCGCTCCTTCTCTTGATGGACCACCCGGCGGCGGGGTGATGTTACGAAAGAGCCAAGGTGAAAGGAATAGAAGTTAGAGGTCCTTCGAACCTTCGGCCAGACGACAAGGACGCACACCTGCCAGACGCTTTTAATCCCCATTGAGGAATCTGCACGATCCAAACCAACGCAGGAACAAAGGCCTACCCCAAGTTGGAAAGAAAGGGACGCAGTCTAAGTGCTTCCACAGCTCCAAGGGATTTCTGGGAAACCGTGGTGCCATATCCAGCGAAGGTCAACGGTGGCTCCTTTGTTCAAGCCTTTAAAAGCGCTGCGCGCCATTTTGTACTGCTCACTCGCATACTGACATGTCACTGTAAATAAACCTGTATAGTTTTCCTTCCCTGGCTGTGTCGGCTCGCTACCACGTCGACTCGGAACCCATGTCGCAACAAGCCCACAAAGTCTGCCGATTGCTGTTCCCATTGCGAGGTGGCTTCGTTTCTCTTCTTCACTAGCGTCCGTGGCAGTGTGCACTCTTCTCGTTTGTTGAAATGCCAAAAGTGAGTTACAAACAGAAACTTTGCAAGGAATGGCTTCGGGACCCTGTGCTAAGGTACGGTTCAGAACGGCGGCAGATTGGACGAAACGGTATAGTGCTGGTTCTAGTACTTCGGTGTGGTGCTGGCACGCGAAGAGCTGCTTCGAGTACGACCTCCCCGGTACGACGACGAAGAAATGAACGAGAATGCGAAGCACGCTCCAGAACacggctcacggccattatctcattggtagaagaagaagaagaagaagaagaagaagaacaccaTACGCAGAGGTGAAATTACATAACTCTCAACGTGTTCATGCACTTTTCAGCGTTGAGCGGTTTTAGCGGCTTCTTCGCAAAATTTAGCGGATTCTACCGGAATCGGTTGGCTACTTTGGCGGATCATTCGTCTAGAATGTTGGCAACACTGCAAAGCCAAGCCCTCCTTCCATAAACAAGAATCTGTGTGCGGAAAACATGGCGGGAAAGTTGTGCATCTGTGTTACAGAAAACTTGTACGTATTGTATTTTGAAGCCATTTTGTATACTGTTTGATGCTACACTAGTTACACGGGCAATGTTGCTGAAACTGTCTCACTTGAGGTCTACGACATGTACGTCTTTTTGCTTCCAAAGGTGCAAGCTCGCAttagcctgagtctgggcacacagagggacgacaggAACACACGACTCGCTTTGTTCTTGCATTTTTTCACGGATGCCAATTAGTCACGGTGAGCATGATTGGACCCGTATATATGTATTATAGAACTGAAAGCAAAGGCTGACAGCTACGCATCCTAAGCGTTATGCACGCAAGCCCTGCTTTCCGTTTGTTCAGGGTTGATGCGCATTACAGCCATTACACTGGATAGCACGAATCACGTGGCTCattggttagcgtgctggccatgtcacgtcgagactgggaggtacccgtgttcgaatcccggtgccgaccgtggtgtctggggttttccgtTGGttttcccttagaagtcggcccatgacgcacattCCTCTAGGGCGTCAGTCGAGACGTTGCCCACCGCTGTGAGGCCTCCGGAAAAGCACAATAGACccatttcaaaaatgagcgcCACCTGTTGCGCTTTCGTCGAACTGAGCTGCGCCGGCCATGTTGCGGGAGAAGCCGACGCGGTTACTTCCCACTATTCCCTCTGGAGCAGACTGCAGACTAAATCAACCTATGACCTGTTGTGAATTTATATTTGTTTTTCTCTTCGTTGAAATGTGTAAATGATGTAAAAGTACACATTTGACATTTATTTGACATTATTCACATTTGAATCTTTCTTTTCAagtgtttatttgttttatacTTGACAGTCAGAAAATATAGGCAACAGTGTTTGAAAATCGAAATGTGTCAGCTTTGGCTACACAACAAAATCAACGCACCGTGTCCCTGAAATTGCCATTTGCCCGAGAACTTGGTTGTTCTCGTGATTTCTCCTTAGTGAATCAGCGACAAAAATTGGGCGGGTGGTATAACACCATAAAAAATTTAAACCCCCAGTGTTGGGGTTCATGGTTGTGGACAATGATGggaagtagttaactacatctagttaaactactgcataGTAGTTAAAAAGTTGTTAGAAGCTATCTCTGGGAATGTAATTATAACTAGTAGTTATACTACATTTTTCTGTACTTAACTACAGCAGTTATGTTACTGCGGGCTACAACTACTTCGCATTTTATGACCTCTTCTCCAACCTGCTTCGGAGCTCTTCCCAAGATTGTTTAGGATGGGCGAAATAAAATTTTCTGCTTTGCGCGTCACATGCCGGTATAAGAAACCAACAGCATGGTTAACTGGAGAAAAGGTTTACTGTCATGAATTCTACTAACTGTCTCGCTTGAGCTGGGGTCACTAAATAGAGAGAGAAcggagtagcgacactgagccacgccggtgagccagcccgccatcttgggtccggtgcgcctgcgtcgcctagcaatgggacgccaatctgccctttctccgccggagaacagcgcgcagtcgagccagctaaCAACCGAGGTAACCgattttggatggaggggactcaacatggacggcgcgttcttggaaagaGAAATCACGTGatacgatcggcccaatcgcggacaccgaaaaGTGCCTCTGGCGAGGAAAAGGAATGCTATACCCTATACCCCTAATTATTGGCTCTAGGTTGCGCTGCTTAGCGGCTCTAACAAAAGGAAGGAAATCTAAAGGAAAACTAAACTAAAActaaaggaaaaaggaaagatgTCTTTGTAGCCAAACCGAGGACACTTCCAGACAAGAAGCCTAGGAATGCTGAGCTATAgttgtgttcaacttaagaaggaaaagcaGCCTAGTGCGTCAGCTACATGAgctgttggagataaggagataCAATAGCGCGCcaagagaaatactgcagcgccaccaagcgccatcagtaggggagCGCCGCGGCGCAGTGTCATTGGCCGGTCCTAACAGCcaatagaccgtttacagcagcaagttgcttcgggcgctaatagatggcgccacagtagccacgccattgcttgcctcCTGCGAgtgcctttgcctatgtgagtgcttccgaccttttttgccgctatgctacagttctgtgcaaaatctgaaaaagcagagggaagacctgttccgtgattgagtgtagaaactgtgacagagatctgatcgtgtgggacgaagctgtttgttaaattcacgacccgtcgctatacaaagactgcccgcgttcgaggcattttgcaatgcacgggtttccacagagagagaaaaacaagctgattTGACAACGGTAGGtatcgaatcttcagaggaaggatttcaaaTCGGGAAGGATTTCAAGTCAGCGAGGGTAagtaatgcagccctcaaattggcgcagcatttctgtgtgagccccaaactctgctgtaggcgttggctgctgcttgtgagaataaacttcccCAATAGTAGCAGGGGTCACGTTCCTCGCAGTTGAACCGTTCCACgtacatgccttgtcagtgcacgaagcactcgtgagccccttgtttgtcgcctctacaaccttgatgaccagtgtacaaatatgactgcacctgctgctcaaacccGCTTTACATGTGCATGCTGCCGCCAAAGTGGGCCCGAAGCGAGTCTCTCTACTACACGTTCTgctcactgtttgtgtcgacctgatgtcggcctttaaaattcgtacaccatcgttgcactggcacagtactacaCCGACATGGCCGCTGTCAAACAGCTTCCTTGCGTTTGCGAATTCTCTGTATttcagcgcaggctttccgtctccctctagctcgttgatcatgtggttgtatacatctgaaatcaacaataaaagtatgctactacataacgacaacataacagcccttacatgcatatctttcCCAGGTAGTTGTAACAACAATattataaaacactgaagctttcctttagtGGCTACAAGCTCTCATGTACCCCAACTCTTGCGATAAAAACCAAGAAATCACGAGCTTACGATATTACACTATGAACGTACCCACAACGTAACGTATGCCCaacaaaagaagagaaaaaaaaacgccgaaATATATAGTAACTCGAGCATAGTGGGGCCGATCTGTGGGACGCACGAGGACAGAAATGtcactctaaatcaagcaaatcactcacctgagcgttgaagcttcggccaaagcctcatgacatccttccatccggaattcattgcaaaaagtttaaaatcgtGGAAAGCGTCTCTGGGTTGCACCGCCGCACTACGTGCGCCATGTCAACAGGCAGtcgaaagagaaggcaagcagtggcgcgcaaggtcacgtgcgctaagatggcggcgcccagataactctgctgtaaacggtctatacggaagcagagtgattACATTAACTCGCGCAGGAaggagcgtgacctctctgtgtccaaaataatggtgccgtgatgttacacgtaaggttcgTCTGCCCTGTATCGCGACATGCTGCTCGTGCCGCAGGGTATTACTGCGgctaatttcgaccacctggggttcttttgaggtgcgccggaaatctccaacacgcagtgctggaagcaatgtttaacTCCCCCACACTGCTAccatcctcggccgggatcgaaccagtGAACTTGAGTTCAGCAAGCCAACAATATTACCGTCTGAGCTACCGTGGCCTGCTCTCTGTGGTGTCCAGCCATATC includes these proteins:
- the LOC135377174 gene encoding uncharacterized protein LOC135377174; protein product: MTYSSDKGAPETNANAVTSDESPKSDQTSDIEVSEKNSDMQSSKDTENSDECGAILAPVSNSFQSLAKVDQAALAAEQKSDPSIRNLCDSVKEGVARKNISFYEKQNLLYRRYRDKNGRVFDQVVVPQKYREDLLHLSHSNAWSGHLGVRKTKARLTAEYYWPGCWKDIENWVKSCDTCQRVGKPTDQRKAPMCLVPIITEPFRRLVIDIVGPLPATEQGHRYVLTALCPATKFPEAVALRELNSVQVVDALLSIFARVGFPAEIQSDNGSVFTSNLTTTFLEKCGMKIIHSSVHHPQSNSVERMHSVLKRVLRALCYEHKTNWESCLPATMFALRSVAHESTGFSPAELVYGRSLRTPLRMLKESWEGKGEDPNVVQYILDLLDRLYRAREVVRANMKSAQEKSKKYYDRSAKARTFQVDDRVMLLKPSKQNKLDVRWEGPARVVQKLSETNYAVKMEGKRKDIQLFHCNLMKPYREREAVVNLTLNAPEEMSQDIPTAVGSPEFTIEELLRKIVNSGTLPEDQLRDVKQIFSEYQDVFSSRPGKTNLVEHDIELLSNEPVRSKPYRVSPRQREIIESEIKRMLHLGIIEPGESDFTSPLILVEVPGKDARPRVDYRKLNTITRDQTYPIPNIEERVEVVSKAKYISTLDLVRGYWQVPLTERASRYAAFVSPLGTFRPKMLSFGLKNAPFCFSSLMDRVLKGLGDFALPYLDDIAIFSDSWEEHIRHLRTVLERLRDAGLTVRAEKCQIGKAEVTYLGHVIGQGYRRPADVKIAAVAEYPRPTTKTELRAFLGLAGYYQHYIRSYSSIASPLTDALRKTEPNVIKWDDTKERAFRELKEALTHKPILKAPDYNRTFFVQCDASDRGIGAVLCQLDEGGRERPILYISRKLTGREEAYCATEKECACLIWAVQKLSCYLSGSKFVIETDHCPLTWLKNMSAKNGRLLRWSLALQPYNFEIKYKKGADNGNADGLSRSF